A window from Candidatus Thermoplasmatota archaeon encodes these proteins:
- a CDS encoding thiolase domain-containing protein (Catalyzes the synthesis of acetoacetyl coenzyme A from two molecules of acetyl coenzyme A. It can also act as a thiolase, catalyzing the reverse reaction and generating two-carbon units from the four-carbon product of fatty acid oxidation) has protein sequence MTRKVCVVGGATTPFDYGPTGFETIEGGAAECVKETQRDIPDFSLRDLDLMIYSHFSVHFGHQLAPEWIIHDHLGLVGLPHYRVENGGNTGGSALYAAALAVMSGHHDVVGIIGWETMDSVSQSQGSEFIAMASDTRYELMVGGIYPIYYAAMANKWMKDNKVTEEDVATIAVKNKNNAMDNPKAQWYRNEHRYITVDDVLNSKLISYPIKKYDCCLMSRGVAFVLVCCEEYAKKVNPDGYVTIDGMGLSSCTIRAGDRLNNPTWAERYGPGYPEMTEFGACRCSAEQAYKMAGIENPLKEIDFGEIHDAFSTSEAQIYKALGLANTDNIAQFIRDEQTHLHGSIPMNPGGGLIGYGHPVGATGLMSTIECFYQLSGLIPKKHLSRKTEVPDAMCGIVNSHAGTGTSISNFILRRH, from the coding sequence ATGACAAGAAAAGTTTGTGTTGTTGGTGGGGCAACAACTCCTTTTGACTATGGCCCTACAGGTTTTGAAACTATTGAGGGTGGAGCAGCTGAATGTGTTAAAGAAACACAGAGAGACATACCAGATTTTTCTCTACGCGATTTGGATCTGATGATTTATTCGCATTTCTCTGTGCATTTTGGACATCAACTGGCACCTGAGTGGATTATTCATGATCACCTTGGTCTTGTTGGTTTGCCTCATTACCGTGTTGAAAACGGTGGTAACACAGGCGGATCTGCTTTGTATGCTGCTGCACTTGCTGTAATGTCAGGTCATCATGACGTGGTTGGTATTATCGGCTGGGAGACAATGGATTCGGTTTCACAGTCGCAGGGTAGCGAGTTTATCGCTATGGCATCTGATACTCGTTATGAGTTGATGGTTGGTGGTATCTACCCAATATATTATGCTGCTATGGCTAATAAATGGATGAAGGACAATAAGGTTACTGAGGAGGATGTTGCGACTATCGCTGTTAAAAACAAGAACAATGCAATGGACAACCCGAAGGCTCAGTGGTATAGAAACGAACATAGGTATATCACAGTTGATGATGTATTGAACTCTAAGTTGATTTCTTATCCTATAAAAAAATATGATTGTTGCCTTATGTCGCGTGGTGTTGCTTTTGTTCTTGTTTGTTGCGAGGAATATGCTAAGAAGGTTAACCCTGATGGTTATGTAACCATCGATGGTATGGGGCTTTCTAGTTGTACTATCCGTGCGGGTGACAGGTTGAATAACCCTACTTGGGCTGAGCGTTATGGCCCTGGTTATCCTGAGATGACTGAGTTTGGGGCTTGTCGTTGTTCAGCGGAGCAGGCATATAAGATGGCTGGTATAGAAAACCCTTTGAAGGAAATTGATTTTGGTGAGATACACGATGCTTTTTCTACTTCTGAGGCGCAGATATACAAGGCTTTAGGGCTTGCGAATACAGATAATATTGCTCAGTTTATCCGCGATGAACAAACACATTTGCATGGTAGTATTCCTATGAATCCTGGTGGTGGGCTTATTGGTTATGGTCATCCTGTTGGTGCAACTGGTTTGATGAGTACTATAGAGTGTTTCTATCAGTTATCTGGTTTGATTCCGAAGAAGCATCTTAGCAGGAAAACCGAGGTACCTGATGCAATGTGTGGTATTGTGAATAGTCATGCTGGTACAGGGACTAGTATATCCAATTTTATTTTAAGGAGGCATTAA